A window of Verrucomicrobiia bacterium contains these coding sequences:
- the trpB gene encoding tryptophan synthase subunit beta, with product MTPTRTVPDEQGFFGIYGGMYVPETLIEPLRELTKEYRRAQADPHFQQELNDLLKNYVGRPTPLYFAEGLTRHVGGAKIYLKREDLLHTGAHKINNAIGQILLAKRMGKKRIIAETGAGQHGVATATVSAKFGCECVIYMGEVDMQRQALNVTRMRLLGAKVMPVTVGQRTLKEAVNEAMRDWVTNVRTTHYILGTAYGSHPYPEMVRDFQRVIGDEARVQILQKENRLPEYIVACVGGGSNAIGIFTAFLRDAEVKLVGVEAGGIGIRPGSHASRFHGGSVGVLQGTRSYILQDENGQILNTHSVSAGLDYAAVGPEHAYLRELGRAEYVYATDEEALVAFQLLSRREGIIPALESAHAVAHGMKLAEKLSPNQMILVNLSGRGDKDVQEVARHLGTL from the coding sequence ATGACGCCAACGCGAACGGTTCCTGATGAACAAGGATTTTTTGGAATTTATGGTGGGATGTATGTGCCGGAAACGTTGATTGAGCCTTTGAGGGAGTTGACGAAAGAATATCGGCGCGCGCAGGCGGATCCTCATTTTCAACAGGAGCTAAATGATTTGTTGAAAAATTATGTGGGTCGACCCACACCGCTTTATTTTGCGGAAGGGTTAACGCGGCATGTGGGAGGCGCTAAGATTTATTTGAAGCGGGAGGATTTGCTGCATACGGGTGCGCATAAAATTAATAATGCGATTGGCCAAATTCTTTTGGCGAAGCGGATGGGTAAGAAACGGATCATCGCTGAGACGGGTGCGGGTCAGCATGGGGTTGCGACAGCTACGGTGTCGGCGAAGTTTGGGTGCGAGTGTGTGATTTATATGGGTGAGGTGGATATGCAGCGTCAGGCTTTGAATGTGACGCGGATGCGGCTCTTGGGCGCGAAAGTCATGCCGGTAACGGTGGGGCAACGCACGTTGAAAGAGGCGGTGAACGAGGCGATGCGGGATTGGGTGACGAATGTTCGGACGACGCACTATATTCTTGGAACGGCTTATGGGTCGCATCCTTATCCTGAGATGGTGCGCGATTTTCAGCGGGTGATTGGTGATGAGGCGCGAGTGCAGATTTTGCAAAAGGAAAATCGTTTGCCGGAATATATTGTAGCTTGTGTAGGGGGAGGCAGTAATGCGATTGGTATTTTTACCGCTTTTTTACGGGATGCTGAGGTGAAATTGGTAGGTGTCGAGGCGGGCGGAATTGGAATTCGTCCGGGCAGTCATGCGTCGCGATTCCATGGAGGTAGTGTAGGAGTTTTACAGGGAACGCGCTCTTATATTTTGCAGGATGAAAATGGGCAAATTCTCAATACGCACTCGGTTTCGGCGGGTTTGGATTATGCTGCAGTTGGACCGGAGCATGCTTATTTGCGTGAATTGGGGCGTGCGGAGTATGTGTATGCAACGGATGAGGAGGCATTAGTAGCGTTTCAATTGCTTTCTCGAAGGGAGGGAATTATTCCAGCGTTAGAGTCGGCGCATGCCGTGGCACATGGTATGAAATTGGCGGAAAAACTGTCGCCGAATCAGATGATTTTAGTCAATCTTTCCGGTCGTGGGGATAAGGATGTGCAAGAGGTCGCGCGCCATTTGGGAACTTTATAA
- a CDS encoding phosphoribosylanthranilate isomerase: protein MTRVKVCGITNERDAWAAIEAGADALGFIAYQKSPRYVNYESIASWLEKLPPFVTRVGVVVNTTLHQLEDWQKRFPIDAWQFHGSESAEFIAQVKGIKKIKAFSMSREFSHAQVRDYEVDAFLLDTPSESYGGSGKTFDWELATKFRDRVETPIILSGGLNAENVARAIEEVQPYAVDVNSGVEFEPGKKDAVKLKEFFRICRDKA from the coding sequence ATGACACGAGTGAAAGTGTGTGGCATTACGAATGAACGCGATGCATGGGCGGCGATTGAAGCGGGCGCGGATGCGCTGGGTTTTATTGCTTATCAAAAAAGTCCGCGTTATGTGAATTATGAATCCATCGCGAGTTGGTTAGAAAAATTGCCGCCGTTCGTCACGCGAGTTGGGGTGGTAGTGAATACAACGTTGCACCAATTGGAGGATTGGCAGAAACGATTTCCAATCGATGCTTGGCAGTTTCATGGTAGTGAATCAGCGGAATTTATCGCGCAGGTAAAAGGTATTAAAAAAATTAAAGCTTTTTCGATGAGTCGAGAATTTTCTCACGCGCAAGTGCGGGATTATGAAGTGGACGCGTTTTTGTTGGACACGCCGTCGGAAAGTTATGGTGGTTCGGGAAAGACATTTGATTGGGAGTTGGCCACGAAATTTCGCGATCGGGTGGAGACGCCCATTATTTTATCGGGCGGTTTGAATGCAGAGAATGTGGCTCGAGCTATTGAGGAGGTCCAACCTTATGCGGTAGATGTGAATAGTGGGGTGGAATTTGAGCCGGGAAAGAAAGATGCGGTAAAGTTGAAGGAATTTTTTCGGATTTGTCGAGATAAGGCTTAA
- the trpC gene encoding indole-3-glycerol phosphate synthase TrpC yields the protein MKNKLDEIMMWKREEVKRLEAHADELKKLALKRNDFRGFRQALQQVDLGLIAEVKKASPSAGVIQAEVDPAQQAFDYQFGGAHAISVLTDEKYFHGHLMDLKAVRAKVSLPLLRKDFMVHRNQIYEAIVAGADAILLIVAGLGVDELSDLYQEARDLQLDVLVEVHDLREMDCALDLGADLIGINNRNLQTFDVSLTTTLELAEEAPSDVVLVSESGIRSREDVTFVKAAGVDAILVGETLMRATDVRVVIRDLLGEL from the coding sequence ATGAAAAATAAGTTGGACGAAATCATGATGTGGAAACGCGAGGAGGTGAAGCGTTTAGAAGCGCATGCTGACGAGTTGAAAAAGCTTGCGTTAAAGAGGAATGATTTTCGCGGTTTTCGTCAAGCTTTGCAGCAAGTGGATTTAGGGTTGATTGCGGAAGTTAAAAAAGCGTCACCTTCTGCAGGTGTGATTCAGGCGGAAGTGGATCCGGCGCAACAGGCGTTCGATTATCAATTTGGAGGAGCGCATGCGATTTCGGTTTTGACGGATGAAAAATATTTTCACGGACATTTGATGGATTTAAAAGCGGTGCGCGCCAAGGTGAGTTTGCCGTTGTTGCGGAAAGATTTCATGGTGCATCGTAATCAGATTTATGAAGCGATTGTGGCGGGGGCTGATGCGATTTTGTTAATTGTGGCGGGATTGGGTGTGGACGAATTAAGCGATCTTTATCAGGAAGCACGTGATTTGCAGCTGGATGTTTTGGTGGAGGTGCATGATTTGCGAGAAATGGATTGCGCATTGGATTTGGGGGCGGATTTGATCGGAATTAATAATCGTAACTTGCAAACGTTTGATGTTTCGTTAACAACAACATTGGAGTTGGCAGAGGAAGCGCCTTCGGATGTGGTGTTGGTTTCGGAAAGTGGGATTCGATCCCGAGAGGATGTCACGTTTGTGAAGGCGGCGGGAGTGGATGCGATTTTGGTGGGGGAAACGTTGATGCGGGCGACCGATGTGCGAGTAGTAATTCGGGATTTGTTAGGAGAGTTATGA
- the prfB gene encoding peptide chain release factor 2 codes for MLPNGRSCRSVTSSSGGFFDEPTAKARLRQLESQMAEAAFWENKNQAQQVIEEASSLRNRLEPFEALGRQFQDLPVLAEMTEEVDDEASQREFAQEKDLLIKNLNELELNFLLGGSHDRLNAICSLNAGAGGTESCDWANMLFRMYQRWAECRGFKVEVTDLIPGEGAGIKSVTFIVKGELAYGYLKCERGVHRLVRISPFDSNARRHTSFAALDVIAEIEDDLEIEVEDKDIRVDVYRSQGAGGQGVNTTDSAVRITHLPSGLVVTCQNERSQIKNRATAMRVLKSRLYEMEMDKRRAEMEKYYGAKGEIGWGRQIRSYVLQPYQMVKDLRTGEKTSDTQGVLDGDIDAFIEAKLRGKTRADESEEDF; via the coding sequence ATTCTACCGAATGGGCGGAGTTGCAGGAGCGTTACGAGCAGCTCAGGAGGTTTCTTTGACGAGCCAACTGCTAAAGCAAGATTGAGGCAGTTGGAAAGCCAAATGGCAGAGGCTGCCTTTTGGGAAAATAAAAATCAGGCACAACAAGTGATTGAGGAAGCGTCTAGTTTGAGAAATCGGTTGGAACCGTTTGAGGCTTTGGGACGACAGTTTCAGGATTTGCCTGTTTTGGCTGAGATGACCGAGGAGGTCGATGACGAAGCTTCACAGCGAGAGTTTGCACAAGAAAAAGATCTTTTGATTAAAAATTTAAATGAGCTTGAGCTGAATTTTTTGTTAGGAGGGTCGCATGATCGGCTCAATGCAATTTGTAGTTTGAATGCGGGCGCGGGTGGCACAGAAAGTTGTGATTGGGCGAATATGTTGTTTCGCATGTATCAACGGTGGGCGGAGTGCCGCGGGTTTAAGGTGGAGGTGACGGATTTAATTCCAGGTGAAGGCGCGGGCATTAAAAGTGTTACTTTTATTGTGAAAGGGGAATTAGCCTACGGTTATTTGAAGTGCGAGCGGGGCGTGCATCGTTTAGTGCGAATTTCACCGTTTGATTCGAATGCGCGACGTCATACTTCTTTTGCGGCGTTGGATGTGATTGCAGAAATTGAAGATGATTTGGAAATTGAAGTTGAAGATAAAGATATTCGTGTGGATGTGTATCGCTCGCAAGGTGCGGGAGGGCAAGGTGTGAACACAACAGACTCTGCTGTGCGGATTACGCATTTACCATCTGGATTAGTAGTGACGTGTCAAAATGAGCGTTCGCAAATCAAAAATCGTGCGACAGCTATGCGCGTTTTGAAGTCGCGATTGTATGAAATGGAAATGGATAAGCGTCGTGCGGAGATGGAAAAATATTATGGCGCGAAAGGGGAGATTGGTTGGGGTAGGCAGATTCGCTCTTATGTGTTGCAACCTTATCAAATGGTGAAAGATTTGCGCACGGGCGAAAAAACCAGCGACACGCAAGGCGTGTTAGATGGAGACATTGATGCATTTATTGAAGCGAAATTGAGAGGAAAAACGCGAGCGGACGAGAGTGAGGAAGATTTTTAA
- the lnt gene encoding apolipoprotein N-acyltransferase has product MAKKIGALILSVILGSTAFPPWEWSAGAWLFLVPLMWVGRLPGRVAGMYWLGGFLTWLITIGWVHHVTWPGALLLCAYLALYWVVWGWFWQHLCREVQAWSSWRNVTISFWAATGWVALDFVRSHLFSGFPWHKIGITQYHHLPLVQLASLGGVDLISWLVIFGNAMLALTGIRLVREIRREQKVKSHWDFSVAAVLIGISLVWGTQKMIRKPVESEPLDVVLVQGNVAQDEKFSPKWEAQIISRYVNYTQLAEAQSPDLIVWPETATGSTFFKDITFTSEIQGLIKETNASLLMGALDYDDENYYNAAFLLNGQRDDYQVYRKQHLVPFGEFLPGRRWAPWLENWIPIPLDYQPGKGSGILTWTKKDKKIPLGVLICFEDTMSYLARERVKEGARLLVNLTNDGWFKNSSEPWQHVLNAVFRCVETGLPMIRCANTGVSCVIDGNGRVVQLLTDEQGKKVEVEGFLRATVLVPRDPRPTWFLRGGHFFSLLCFIITGVFLTYEFYRFYRMGGVAGALRAAQEVSLTSQLLKQD; this is encoded by the coding sequence ATGGCTAAAAAAATAGGAGCTCTTATTTTGTCGGTTATTCTCGGTAGCACTGCGTTTCCACCTTGGGAATGGAGTGCGGGAGCTTGGTTGTTTTTAGTGCCTTTGATGTGGGTTGGCCGTTTGCCAGGTAGGGTTGCTGGGATGTATTGGCTAGGGGGTTTTTTGACATGGTTAATTACGATAGGTTGGGTGCATCATGTGACATGGCCTGGTGCTCTACTTTTATGCGCTTATTTAGCTTTGTATTGGGTGGTTTGGGGTTGGTTTTGGCAACATTTGTGTCGTGAGGTTCAGGCTTGGAGTTCTTGGCGAAATGTTACGATTTCTTTTTGGGCGGCTACAGGTTGGGTGGCTTTGGATTTTGTGCGGAGCCATTTATTTTCTGGTTTTCCATGGCATAAAATAGGCATTACGCAATATCATCACTTGCCTTTGGTGCAATTGGCTTCTTTGGGAGGAGTGGATTTAATTTCTTGGTTAGTGATTTTTGGAAATGCGATGCTTGCATTGACGGGAATTCGTTTAGTTCGAGAAATTCGACGCGAACAAAAAGTAAAATCGCACTGGGACTTTTCGGTGGCAGCGGTTTTGATAGGTATAAGTTTGGTGTGGGGCACGCAAAAAATGATTCGCAAGCCGGTAGAATCGGAACCTTTGGATGTTGTTTTGGTTCAAGGAAACGTGGCGCAAGACGAAAAATTTTCTCCTAAATGGGAAGCTCAAATTATTTCGCGTTATGTGAATTATACGCAGTTGGCGGAGGCACAGTCACCTGATTTAATTGTTTGGCCAGAAACCGCTACGGGTTCGACTTTTTTTAAGGATATTACTTTTACCTCGGAAATCCAAGGTTTGATCAAGGAAACGAATGCGAGTTTGCTTATGGGTGCTTTGGATTATGATGATGAGAATTATTATAATGCGGCTTTTTTGTTGAATGGGCAGCGGGACGATTATCAAGTTTATCGCAAGCAACATTTGGTTCCATTCGGGGAATTTCTTCCGGGGAGACGTTGGGCGCCATGGTTGGAAAATTGGATTCCGATACCCCTGGATTATCAACCGGGAAAAGGTTCGGGAATTTTAACTTGGACGAAAAAAGATAAAAAAATTCCTTTAGGGGTTTTGATTTGTTTTGAGGACACTATGTCTTATTTGGCAAGGGAACGAGTGAAGGAAGGAGCGCGTTTATTGGTAAATTTAACAAACGATGGATGGTTTAAAAATTCCTCAGAACCTTGGCAGCATGTTTTGAATGCAGTGTTTCGTTGTGTAGAAACGGGTTTGCCGATGATTCGTTGCGCTAATACCGGTGTGAGTTGTGTTATTGATGGAAATGGAAGAGTGGTACAACTTTTAACAGACGAACAAGGTAAAAAAGTGGAGGTGGAAGGGTTTCTTCGCGCTACAGTTTTAGTGCCACGCGATCCGCGCCCGACCTGGTTTTTGCGAGGCGGGCATTTTTTTTCTTTGTTGTGTTTCATAATTACGGGAGTATTTCTTACTTATGAGTTTTATCGATTCTACCGAATGGGCGGAGTTGCAGGAGCGTTACGAGCAGCTCAGGAGGTTTCTTTGACGAGCCAACTGCTAAAGCAAGATTGA
- a CDS encoding LON peptidase substrate-binding domain-containing protein, which translates to MKWVTFSVTRKTDIPVILPILTLPNSLLFPHAFLPLYLFEQQYCEMLRDCLTKQRMFGIALAKNLHLDQEDPEPNNIIGVGLIRACVNNKDETFHLILQGVARAEIIKQIQIMPYRMAKIRILPSINRNGLEIEALMIKAIELALERIKHSHETPHKILHFLNDIQDPSILADVIGYNFVDDLYQKQRLLETIDVRLRLRRLISFLIKEPHLNLSEETPLLKRPH; encoded by the coding sequence ATGAAATGGGTAACTTTTAGTGTGACCCGTAAAACAGACATTCCTGTTATTTTACCTATCTTAACCCTTCCGAATTCTCTACTTTTCCCTCACGCTTTCTTGCCGCTTTACCTTTTTGAACAGCAATATTGCGAAATGTTAAGAGACTGTTTAACCAAACAACGCATGTTTGGCATCGCACTCGCAAAAAATCTTCATCTCGACCAAGAGGACCCAGAACCCAATAACATTATAGGAGTAGGATTAATCCGAGCCTGTGTTAACAACAAAGATGAAACCTTTCATCTTATTCTTCAGGGTGTGGCACGCGCTGAAATTATAAAACAAATCCAAATCATGCCTTATCGCATGGCCAAAATTCGCATCCTGCCTAGCATCAATCGAAACGGTCTCGAAATCGAAGCACTCATGATAAAAGCAATCGAATTAGCTCTGGAACGCATTAAACACTCTCATGAAACCCCTCATAAAATTTTGCATTTTCTCAATGATATTCAAGATCCGAGTATTCTAGCTGATGTGATTGGTTACAATTTTGTCGATGACCTCTACCAAAAACAGCGACTTTTAGAAACCATCGACGTCCGCCTGCGACTGCGCCGACTCATTTCTTTCCTCATCAAAGAACCCCACCTCAATTTGTCCGAAGAAACTCCGCTTCTTAAACGTCCCCATTGA
- a CDS encoding type I 3-dehydroquinate dehydratase produces the protein MARKIPWRKKWLRVGVISAPTGLSYLQQSSLPCELVEIRLDYFSLTLSQIDQLKKQLRTRKHPVLLTLRSPREGGQKKLTPKQRETLLFDFLPFIDALDLEYLEIHHFSKLLKKLKREKVALILSSHFFQKTPTFSQLKNQFHKMQKESAAIYKVAARCDTTPQLFTLLQTQLQFANKSVACMGMGKLAHLSRQLLPLLGAKLVYGYLDSPTAPGQPAVKTFKPAH, from the coding sequence ATGGCTCGCAAAATTCCTTGGAGAAAAAAATGGCTACGGGTTGGTGTCATTAGCGCTCCAACCGGCCTTTCCTATCTACAACAATCCTCACTACCATGCGAACTTGTTGAAATTCGTTTAGACTATTTTTCCTTAACCCTTTCTCAAATCGATCAGCTTAAAAAACAACTTCGCACACGAAAACATCCCGTCTTATTAACCTTGCGCTCTCCACGAGAAGGCGGTCAAAAAAAACTAACCCCTAAACAACGAGAAACACTTTTATTCGATTTTCTGCCCTTTATCGACGCTTTAGATTTGGAATATCTCGAAATTCATCATTTTTCAAAATTGCTTAAAAAGCTTAAAAGAGAAAAAGTCGCCCTCATTCTCTCCTCTCATTTTTTCCAAAAAACACCTACTTTCTCTCAACTAAAAAATCAATTTCATAAAATGCAAAAAGAATCAGCAGCGATTTATAAAGTGGCTGCTCGCTGCGACACCACCCCACAACTATTCACACTCCTGCAAACTCAACTTCAGTTTGCTAATAAATCAGTCGCCTGCATGGGCATGGGAAAACTCGCTCATCTATCTCGACAACTTCTTCCTTTGCTAGGAGCTAAACTAGTCTATGGCTATCTCGATTCTCCTACAGCGCCTGGACAGCCCGCAGTCAAAACGTTTAAGCCGGCGCACTAA
- the trmL gene encoding tRNA (uridine(34)/cytosine(34)/5-carboxymethylaminomethyluridine(34)-2'-O)-methyltransferase TrmL, with protein sequence MFHVVLVEPEIPPNTGNVARLCAATGAVLHLVGPLGFELNDATLKRAGMDYWKWVQWHYHDSLESVFKNKLPQAAIYCVETWGEKNYSDIKFQPGDYFIFGRETKGLSKKIVDSMAAEVLRIPIWHENARSLNLSNCVAIVLFEAWRQNNFSAPA encoded by the coding sequence ATGTTTCATGTGGTTTTAGTTGAGCCAGAGATTCCGCCGAACACTGGGAATGTGGCGCGATTGTGCGCGGCGACGGGAGCAGTATTGCATTTGGTGGGGCCTTTGGGATTTGAATTGAATGATGCAACATTGAAACGCGCTGGCATGGATTATTGGAAGTGGGTGCAATGGCATTATCACGATTCGTTGGAGTCAGTTTTTAAAAATAAATTACCGCAGGCCGCAATTTATTGTGTGGAGACATGGGGAGAGAAAAATTATAGCGATATAAAATTTCAGCCGGGCGATTATTTTATTTTTGGTCGTGAGACCAAGGGATTGTCAAAAAAAATAGTTGATTCCATGGCGGCGGAAGTTTTGCGAATACCGATTTGGCATGAAAATGCGCGCAGCCTCAATTTGTCGAATTGTGTGGCGATTGTTTTGTTTGAAGCGTGGCGACAAAATAATTTTAGTGCGCCGGCTTAA
- the truA gene encoding tRNA pseudouridine(38-40) synthase TruA has protein sequence MGNWRLLVAYEGTRFCGWQRQSHGVAIQALIEEALRSILGKRAIVYGASRTDSGVHALGQVAHFQQPGGTREFSSYELLKGLNAKLPPQVRVLRLKSVSAKFHAQFYAKGKHYRYRIYHGRIFPPLELNRMWHCVSELDWEAMQAAAPVFIGRHDFHPFSAVSRSERKNKVREIKRLDLIKKGAEIRVDIEGDGFLYKMVRLIVGTLVQVGRGRCSKEEIQRRLRSRAREQDLLAAPAHGLYLMKVFY, from the coding sequence ATGGGCAACTGGCGCTTGCTAGTTGCTTATGAAGGCACTCGTTTTTGTGGATGGCAACGCCAAAGTCATGGCGTTGCCATTCAAGCTTTAATAGAGGAAGCCTTACGCTCTATTTTGGGTAAAAGGGCAATTGTTTACGGGGCAAGTCGGACAGATTCCGGAGTGCATGCGTTGGGACAGGTGGCCCATTTTCAACAGCCTGGAGGCACTCGCGAGTTTTCAAGTTATGAATTATTGAAAGGATTGAATGCGAAATTGCCGCCACAAGTTCGAGTGTTGAGGCTGAAATCGGTGAGTGCTAAGTTTCATGCGCAATTTTATGCTAAGGGAAAGCATTATCGCTACCGAATTTATCATGGGAGAATTTTTCCGCCTTTGGAATTAAATCGCATGTGGCATTGTGTTTCGGAATTGGATTGGGAGGCGATGCAAGCAGCCGCTCCAGTTTTTATTGGGAGGCATGACTTTCATCCTTTTTCGGCCGTCTCTCGATCGGAAAGGAAAAATAAGGTGCGAGAAATCAAGCGGTTAGATTTGATTAAGAAGGGAGCAGAAATTCGTGTGGATATTGAAGGGGACGGTTTTCTTTATAAAATGGTGCGATTGATTGTGGGAACTTTAGTGCAAGTGGGTCGAGGACGATGCTCCAAAGAAGAAATTCAACGACGCCTGAGAAGTCGAGCGCGAGAACAAGATTTGTTGGCGGCGCCAGCACATGGTCTTTATTTGATGAAGGTTTTTTATTAA
- a CDS encoding acyloxyacyl hydrolase — MKKIYCLLVATLIFVCGKDFVFAGEDMKGTILEKDIAYRPRKAPRDTRWDQGNWEFSFVTGPFFGPATGGERDRISYYANSLRAAYNLTDILGSNDAWYRGNVQLVGELFIAEIFNTVGGGSIVVGPNVLARYNFVQPGWKIVPFVQAGPGLVYTDTDNNAIGSHYCFQLNGGAGLRYLINDDWAVSVEGDWHHMSNAGFAKSNLGADDLGGQVGVSYFLH, encoded by the coding sequence ATGAAAAAAATATATTGTTTATTAGTAGCAACTTTAATTTTTGTCTGTGGCAAGGATTTTGTCTTTGCTGGCGAAGATATGAAGGGAACGATTTTAGAAAAAGATATCGCTTATCGTCCGAGAAAAGCACCTCGCGACACGCGTTGGGATCAAGGTAACTGGGAGTTTAGTTTTGTAACAGGCCCGTTTTTTGGTCCTGCAACAGGCGGTGAACGCGATAGAATTAGCTATTATGCGAATAGTTTGCGCGCAGCTTATAATTTGACCGATATTTTAGGCAGTAATGATGCTTGGTATCGCGGTAATGTTCAGTTAGTTGGCGAGTTGTTCATCGCTGAGATTTTCAATACGGTTGGCGGTGGCAGTATTGTTGTGGGGCCAAACGTGTTGGCGCGCTATAATTTTGTTCAACCCGGTTGGAAGATCGTGCCTTTTGTGCAAGCGGGTCCAGGTTTGGTTTATACGGACACGGATAATAACGCGATTGGTTCGCATTATTGTTTCCAATTAAATGGAGGAGCCGGATTACGTTATTTGATTAATGATGACTGGGCAGTTTCGGTTGAAGGTGACTGGCATCATATGTCCAATGCGGGCTTTGCTAAAAGTAATTTAGGCGCCGACGATCTTGGCGGGCAAGTTGGTGTGTCTTATTTCTTGCACTAA
- a CDS encoding alanine--glyoxylate aminotransferase family protein: MKHVKLFIPGPVEVSKKTFEAFCRPMIGHRSQDFKDLYSAIQPQLQQLFFTQQPVYLSTSSAWGVMEGAIRNLVAKKVLICMNGAFSDKWYDVALRCGKQAEKCQVDWGQPILPEQIEAKLKQGGFDAVTLIHNETSTGTMSPLADICAVVKQFPEVCLIVDAVSSFSAVPIEFDQLGMDVLLTGSQKALALPPGLSLFALSPRALERAAQVKERGYYFDFLEFQKNGAESMTPSTPSIGHIYALQSKLDDIFSEGLENRYMRHMATNRMVHEWAKIKDFALFPRSGYESFSLTCLRNDCNIDLPVVLKTLRSQYGFAVDGGYGKVKGKTFRISNMGDETVETMQELLQALNQLL, encoded by the coding sequence ATGAAGCACGTAAAATTATTTATTCCGGGTCCGGTAGAAGTTTCTAAGAAAACGTTTGAGGCGTTTTGTCGACCGATGATTGGACATCGTAGTCAGGATTTTAAGGATTTGTATTCCGCAATTCAGCCACAGTTGCAGCAATTATTTTTTACTCAGCAGCCTGTTTATTTGAGCACGTCGTCGGCATGGGGTGTGATGGAGGGTGCGATTCGCAATCTGGTAGCGAAAAAGGTATTGATCTGTATGAACGGCGCGTTTTCGGATAAATGGTATGATGTGGCGTTGCGTTGCGGAAAGCAGGCAGAGAAATGTCAGGTAGATTGGGGGCAGCCGATTTTGCCGGAACAAATTGAAGCGAAGTTAAAGCAGGGTGGCTTTGATGCGGTCACTTTGATTCATAATGAAACGTCTACGGGAACGATGAGTCCGTTGGCCGATATTTGCGCGGTGGTGAAACAGTTTCCTGAAGTTTGTTTGATTGTGGATGCGGTATCGTCGTTTAGTGCGGTGCCCATTGAGTTTGATCAGTTGGGGATGGATGTGTTGTTGACGGGCTCGCAAAAAGCACTGGCTTTGCCTCCCGGCTTGTCGTTGTTTGCTTTGTCGCCACGCGCTTTGGAACGGGCTGCGCAGGTTAAGGAGCGCGGTTATTATTTTGATTTTTTGGAGTTCCAAAAAAATGGCGCGGAAAGTATGACGCCTTCAACGCCTTCGATCGGCCATATTTATGCGTTACAGAGTAAGCTGGATGATATTTTTTCGGAAGGCTTGGAGAATCGTTATATGCGGCATATGGCAACGAACCGTATGGTGCATGAATGGGCAAAAATAAAGGACTTTGCTTTATTCCCACGTTCAGGTTATGAATCGTTTTCTTTGACATGTTTGCGAAATGATTGTAATATTGATTTGCCGGTTGTGTTAAAGACGTTGCGATCACAATACGGTTTTGCCGTAGATGGTGGTTACGGAAAGGTGAAAGGAAAAACGTTCCGTATTAGTAATATGGGCGATGAAACCGTGGAAACCATGCAAGAATTATTACAAGCATTAAATCAGTTGTTATAA